One window from the genome of Saccharomyces mikatae IFO 1815 strain IFO1815 genome assembly, chromosome: 4 encodes:
- the PPH22 gene encoding phosphoprotein phosphatase 2A catalytic subunit PPH22 (similar to Saccharomyces cerevisiae PPH22 (YDL188C) and PPH21 (YDL134C); ancestral locus Anc_7.302) encodes MDMEIDDPMHGSGEDQLSPTLDEDMNGNGNKNNTKTRDNDEDTDEELEDFNFKPGSSGIADHKSSKPLELTNASINQLDQWIEHLGKCEPLSEDDVARLCKMAVDVLQFEENVKPINVPVTICGDVHGQFHDLLELFKIGGPCPDTNYLFMGDYVDRGYYSVETVSYLVTMKVRYPHRITILRGNHESRQITQVYGFYDECLRKYGSANVWKMFTDLFDYFPITALVDNKIFCLHGGLSPMIETIDQVRELNRIQEVPHEGPMCDLLWSDPDDRGGWGISPRGAGFTFGQDISEQFNHTNDLSLIARAHQLVMEGYSWSHQQNVVTIFSAPNYCYRCGNQAAIMEVDENHNRQFLQYDPSVRPGEPTVTRKTPDYFL; translated from the coding sequence atggatATGGAGATTGATGACCCCATGCACGGTTCTGGTGAGGATCAGCTATCACCCACGCTCGATGAAGATATGAACGGCAatggaaacaaaaacaatacGAAGACGCGTGACAATGACGAAGACACAGACGAAGAGTTGGAAGATTTTAATTTCAAACCGGGTTCCTCAGGCATAGCAGACCATAAATCTTCCAAACCGCTGGAATTGACCAATGCAAGTATAAACCAACTTGACCAATGGATTGAGCATTTGGGAAAATGCGAGCCATTGTCGGAAGACGACGTAGCTCGTTTATGTAAGATGGCAGTGGATGTATTGCAGTTCGAGGAGAATGTTAAGCCAATCAATGTTCCCGTAACTATATGTGGGGACGTTCATGGCCAGTTTCACGATTTGTTAGAACTTTTCAAGATTGGCGGTCCCTGCCCCGACACCAATTACCTTTTCATGGGCGATTATGTGGATAGAGGATATTATTCCGTTGAGACAGTTTCATATCTGGTTACCATGAAAGTCAGATACCCACATAGAATTACTATACTGAGGGGTAATCACGAGTCGAGACAAATCACTCAAGTATACGGGTTTTATGACGAATGCCTAAGGAAGTACGGTAGTGCAAATGTATGGAAAATGTTCACCGATCTATTTGATTATTTCCCTATCACAGCCCTAGTAGATAACAAAATTTTCTGTCTTCATGGGGGTCTTTCTCCCATGATAGAGACCATAGATCAGGTCAGAGAGTTGAACAGAATACAGGAAGTACCTCATGAAGGGCCTATGTGTGATCTTCTATGGTCCGATCCTGATGATAGAGGTGGATGGGGAATCAGTCCCAGAGGGGCAGGGTTTACTTTTGGCCAAGACATTAGTGAACAATTTAATCATACTAATGATTTATCACTAATTGCAAGAGCTCACCAGTTGGTCATGGAAGGCTATTCTTGGTCGCACCAACAAAACGTTGTTACCATCTTTAGTGCCCCAAATTACTGTTATAGATGTGGTAACCAAGCC
- the SMKI04G0550 gene encoding uncharacterized protein (similar to Saccharomyces cerevisiae YDL186W; ancestral locus Anc_7.301): MQCNTSIEDCLDEDEITFPSYSPEADAQNRFLPRSEFPSVRQLVISKQKSRRRREDNAFVGKMEDVLVKWRPPASSHRGAIQAINGTHPYQLDTAQFNSRRSDPFGSTKRDESVRSIIESFTDWWKRNSKIFFHDEEEGILSDNSPDQHDQELQLFEEDLFSFHLSPNDMSTRNSEQQIQTPVLFPYETPTRTRPNPVGREVIDIGDGEELSIYRDVYSNPIPVSYLDTLNLNHSMSLRQMQQQQQQQHVEHSSEFQCCSNSNWVKIFLCHNE; the protein is encoded by the coding sequence ATGCAGTGCAATACAAGTATAGAAGATTGCttggatgaagatgagATAACCTTCCCATCCTACAGTCCCGAAGCGGACGCTCAAAACAGATTCTTGCCAAGAAGTGAGTTCCCCTCGGTGAGGCAACTTGTGATTTCCAAGCAGAaaagcagaagaagaagagaggaCAATGCATTCGTGGGGAAAATGGAAGATGTGCTTGTAAAATGGAGGCCGCCTGCATCTTCACATCGTGGTGCCATTCAAGCCATCAATGGTACGCATCCGTATCAGCTTGACACAGCGCAGTTCAACTCGAGAAGGTCGGACCCCTTTGGTTCAACAAAGAGGGATGAGTCCGTGCGTTCTATCATAGAATCGTTTACCGATTGGTGGAAGCGAAACTCCAAGATATTTTTCCATGATGAGGAGGAAGGAATATTGTCTGACAACAGTCCAGATCAACATGACCAAGAGTTGCAGCTTTTCGAAGAGGACCTCTTCTCGTTCCATCTGAGTCCGAACGATATGTCGACCAGAAATAGCGAGCAGCAAATACAAACACCAGTTCTCTTTCCATACGAAACGCCTACGAGAACAAGACCAAACCCAGTAGGACGAGAAGTCATTGACATCGGGGACGGTGAAGAACTATCCATATATCGGGATGTTTACTCTAATCCTATTCCCGTCAGCTATTTAGATACCTTAAACTTGAATCACTCCATGTCTTTACGACAAatgcagcagcaacagcagcaacagcacGTAGAGCACTCGTCTGAATTTCAGTGCTGTTCAAATTCCAATTGGGTTAAGATCTTTCTTTGCCATAATGAATAG
- the VMA1 gene encoding H(+)-transporting V1 sector ATPase subunit A (similar to Saccharomyces cerevisiae VMA1 (YDL185W); ancestral locus Anc_7.300), whose amino-acid sequence MAGAIENARKEIKRISLEDHAESEYGSIYSVSGPVVIAENMIGCAMYELVKVGHDNLVGEVIRIDGDKATIQVYEETAGLTVGDPVLRTGKPLSVELGPGLMETIYDGIQRPLKAIKEESQSIYIPRGIDTPALDRTIKWQFTPGKFHAGDHISGGDIYGSVFENSLISSHKILLPPRSRGTITWIAPAGEYTLDEKILEVEFDGKKSDFNLYHTWPVRVPRPVTEKLSADYPLLTGQRVLDALFPCVQGGTTCIPGAFGCGKTVISQSLSKYSNSDAIIYVGCGERGNEMAEVLMEFPELYTEMSGTKEPIMKRTTLVANTSNMPVAAREASIYTGITLAEYFRDQGKNVSMIADSSSRWAEALREISGRLGEMPADQGFPAYLGAKLASFYERAGKAVALGSPDRTGSVSIVAAVSPAGGDFSDPVTTATLGITQVFWGLDKKLAQRKHFPSINTSVSYSKYTNVLNKFYDSNYPEFPVLRDRMKEILSNAEELEQVVQLVGKSALSDSDKITLDVATLIKEDFLQQNGYSTYDAFCPIWKTFDMMRAFISYHDEAQKAVANGANWSKLSDSTGDVKHAVSSSKFFEPSRGEKEVHGDFEKLLSTMQERFAESTD is encoded by the coding sequence atggCTGGTGCAATTGAAAACGCTCgcaaagaaataaaaagaatctCACTGGAAGACCATGCTGAATCTGAATATGGTTCCATCTACTCTGTCTCCGGTCCGGTCGTCATTGCAGAAAATATGATCGGTTGTGCTATGTACGAATTGGTGAAGGTTGGTCACGACAATCTAGTAGGTGAAGTCATTAGAATTGACGGTGACAAAGCCACAATCCAAGTTTACGAAGAAACTGCCGGCCTTACGGTTGGTGACCCTGTTTTGAGAACAGGTAAGCCTCTTTCGGTGGAATTGGGTCCTGGGTTGATGGAAACCATTTACGATGGTATTCAAAGACCTTTGAAAGCCATTAAGGAGGAATCGCAGTCGATTTATATTCCAAGAGGTATCGACACTCCAGCTTTGGACAGAACTATTAAGTGGCAGTTTACTCCAGGGAAGTTTCATGCCGGTGACCATATCTCCGGTGGTGACATTTACGGTTCCGTTTTCGAAAATTCGCTAATTTCAAGCCATAAGATTCTATTACCACCAAGATCCAGAGGTACAATCACTTGGATTGCACCAGCTGGTGAATATACATTGGATGAAAAGATCTTAGAGGTTGAATTTGATGGCAAGAAATCTGACTTCAATCTTTACCATACTTGGCCCGTTCGTGTTCCTAGGCCAGTCACTGAAAAGCTATCGGCTGACTATCCTTTGTTAACAGGTCAAAGAGTTTTGGATGCTTTGTTTCCTTGTGTCCAAGGTGGTACGACGTGTATTCCGGGTGCTTTTGGTTGTGGTAAGACTGTTATCTCTCAATCCTTGTCCAAATACTCTAATTCTGATGCCATTATCTATGTTGGGTGCGGAGAGAGAGGTAACGAAATGGCAGAAGTCTTGATGGAGTTCCCAGAACTATATACTGAAATGAGTGGCACTAAAGAACCAATCATGAAGCGTACTACTTTGGTTGCTAATACATCTAACATGCCTGTCGCCGCCAGAGAAGCCTCTATTTACACTGGTATTACACTTGCAGAATACTTCAGAGATCAAGGTAAAAATGTTTCTATGATTGCAGACTCTTCTTCAAGATGGGCTGAAGCTTTAAGAGAAATTTCTGGTCGTTTGGGTGAAATGCCTGCCGATCAAGGTTTCCCTGCCTATTTGGGTGCTAAATTGGCTTCCTTTTACGAAAGAGCTGGTAAAGCTGTTGCCTTGGGATCTCCAGACCGTACTGGTTCTGTTTCTATCGTTGCTGCCGTTTCTCCAGCTGGTGGTGATTTCTCAGATCCTGTCACCACAGCTACATTGGGTATCACTCAAGTCTTTTGGGGTCTGGACAAGAAACTGGCTCAGAGAAAGCATTTCCCATCCATCAATACATCTGTTTCCTACTCCAAGTACACCAATGTCTTAAACAAGTTCTATGATTCCAATTATCCTGAATTTCCTGTTTTGAGAGATCGTATGAAGGAAATCCTATCTAACGCTGAAGAATTGGAACAAGTTGTCCAATTGGTTGGTAAGTCTGCCTTATCAGATAGTGATAAGATTACTCTAGATGTTGCCACTTTAATTAAGGAAGATTTTCTACAACAGAATGGTTACTCCACCTATGATGCTTTCTGTCCAATTTGGAAGACATTTGATATGATGAGAGCATTCATCTCATATCATGACGAAGCCCAAAAAGCTGTTGCTAATGGGGCTAACTGGTCAAAATTATCTGACTCCACTGGTGATGTGAAGCATGCAGTTTCTTCatctaaattttttgaacCAAGCAGGGGTGAAAAGGAAGTCCATGGcgactttgaaaaattgttgaGCACTATGCAAGAAAGATTTGCTGAATCTACCGATTAA
- the MRX19 gene encoding Mrx19p (similar to Saccharomyces cerevisiae YDL183C; ancestral locus Anc_7.298): protein MISSTFIAPASISATSRLCFGVRAYSTKPEKTSLQKYLHDPVKVTVIPITNKESFIYYKHTDNLFNSQSKILKTEKWIVEKSAKLWRKLKKSPKSYNKKIVSMVQSLLNSTPWSENSLLTIPSESYILKRVKGETDKAQEIRLTLKDYTVKAEQVDTQPLHVYYPSEISNPDECLKQMKKLYQEGLIYHKKWTLYCILGLPLTIPLILIPLIPNVPGFYLSYRAYVNIKAYLGAKHLKSLLESSQQNLEFRELLGYTEVYKRGNSSHPQGTQEEPNGESELLLNKKTLPLILDFLKVHELESDLNKVILQKSKPQEEIKR from the coding sequence ATGATATCTTCTACATTCATTGCTCCAGCTAGTATATCAGCCACTTCTCGACTGTGCTTTGGAGTAAGAGCGTATTCAACAAAACCTGAAAAGACCTCTCTCCAGAAATACTTGCATGATCCTGTTAAGGTGACTGTGATACCAATAACGAACAAAGAATCTTTTATTTACTATAAACATACCGATAATCTCTTTAATAGCCAGTCTAAAATACTTAAGACAGAAAAATGGATTGTCGAGAAATCAGCGAAGCTTTGGAGAAAGCTGAAAAAGTCTCCTAAATCatacaataaaaagatAGTTTCCATGGTCCAATCTTTGCTGAATAGCACGCCATGGTCTGAAAATAGTTTACTCACCATACCAAGCGAAAGCTATATCTTGAAGAGAGTTAAGGGCGAAACGGATAAGGCCCAAGAGATTCGACTCACACTGAAAGATTATACAGTAAAAGCAGAACAGGTAGATACTCAACCTTTGCACGTTTATTACCCTTCCGAAATTTCCAATCCTGATGAATGCTTGaagcaaatgaaaaagCTCTATCAAGAGGGCTTGATTTatcataaaaaatggacaTTGTATTGCATTTTGGGGCTCCCGCTGACTATCCCATTAATTTTGATACCACTCATACCAAATGTTCCCGGATTCTACCTATCTTACAGAGCTTATGTTAACATAAAGGCCTACCTTGGTGCCAAACACTTGAAAAGCTTACTGGAAAGCTCGCAACAGAACTTAGAATTCAGGGAGTTGTTAGGATATACAGAAGTATATAAACGTGGTAACAGTAGCCATCCGCAGGGCACACAAGAAGAACCTAATGGTGAATCAGAGTTATTGctcaacaaaaaaactctACCTTTGATCCtggattttttgaaggttCACGAATTGGAAAGCGACTTGAACAAAGTCATCCTTCAAAAATCGAAACCTCAAGAAGAGATCAAAAGGTAA
- the LYS20 gene encoding homocitrate synthase LYS20 (similar to Saccharomyces cerevisiae LYS20 (YDL182W) and LYS21 (YDL131W); ancestral locus Anc_7.295), translating to MTAAKPNPYAAKPGDYLSNVNNFQLIDSTLREGEQFANAFFDTEKKIEIAKALDDFGVDYIELTSPVASEQSKKDCEAICKLGLKAKILTHIRCHMDDARVAVETGVDGVDVVIGTSKFLRQYSHGKDMNYIAKSAVEVIEFVKSKGIEIRFSSEDSFRSDLVDLLNIYKTVDKIGVNRVGIADTVGCANPRQVYELIRTLKSVVSCDIECHFHNDTGCAIANAYTALEGGARLIDVSVLGIGERNGITPLGGLMARMIVAAPDYVKSKYKLHKIRDIENLVADAVEVNIPFNNPITGFCAFTHKAGIHAKAILANPSTYEILDPHDFGMKRYIHFANRLTGWNAIKARVDQLNLNLTDDQVKEVTAKIKKLGDVRSLNIDDVDSIIKNFHTEVSTPQVLSARKNKKNDSDVPELATIPAAKRSKPSA from the coding sequence ATGACTGCTGCTAAACCAAACCCATATGCTGCCAAGCCAGGCGACTATCTATCTAATGTAAATAACTTCCAATTGATTGATTCGACCCTGAGAGAAGGTGAACAATTTGCCAACGCTTTCTTCGATACGGAAAAGAAGATCGAAATTGCTAAAGCTCTGGATGATTTTGGTGTGGACTACATCGAGTTAACGTCACCCGTGGCATCTGAACAATCCAAAAAGGATTGTGAAGCTATATGTAAACTAGGTTTAAAGGCCAAGATTCTTACACATATTCGTTGTCATATGGATGACGCCAGAGTTGCCGTGGAGACTGGTGTCGATGGTGTCGACGTTGTTATCGGTACCTCCAAATTCTTGAGACAGTATTCCCATGGTAAGGATATGAACTACATTGCCAAAAGTGCTGTTGAAGTTATTGAATTTGTCAAGTCCAAAGGTATCGAAATCAGATTCTCTTCTGAAGATTCTTTCAGAAGTGACCTGGTTGACCTTTTGAACATTTACAAAACCGTTGATAAGATCGGTGTAAATAGAGTTGGTATCGCCGATACAGTCGGATGTGCCAACCCAAGGCAAGTGTATGAACTTATCAGAACTTTGAAGAGTGTTGTCTCATGTGACATTGAATGTCATTTCCATAACGACACTGGTTGCGCCATTGCCAACGCCTACACAGCCCTGGAAGGTGGTGCCAGGTTGATCGACGTCAGTGTCCTAGGTATCGGTGAAAGAAACGGTATCACTCCTCTCGGTGGGCTCATGGCAAGAATGATTGTGGCCGCACCAGACTATGTCAAGTCCAAATATAAACTACACAAGATCAGAGACATCGAGAACCTGGTGGCTGATGCTGTGGAGGTCAACATCCCATTCAACAACCCTATCACAGGGTTCTGCGCATTCACACATAAAGCTGGTATTCATGCCAAGGCCATTCTAGCAAACCCATCTACATACGAAATCTTGGATCCTCACGATTTCGGTATGAAGAGATATATCCACTTTGCTAACAGATTAACAGGTTGGAATGCCATCAAGGCCAGAGTTGACCAATTGAATTTGAACTTGACAGACGACCAAGTTAAGGAAGTCACTGCTAAGATTAAGAAACTGGGTGACGTGAGATCACTAAACATCGACGATGTCGATTCTATTATTAAGAACTTTCACACTGAGGTTAGCACCCCTCAGGTACTATCtgcaagaaagaacaagaagaacgACAGTGATGTACCGGAACTGGCTACCATCCCCGCCGCTAAACGGAGTAAGCCATCTGCCTAA
- the INH1 gene encoding ATPase inhibitor (similar to Saccharomyces cerevisiae INH1 (YDL181W) and STF1 (YDL130W-A); ancestral locus Anc_7.294): MLPRSALARSLQLQRGVAARFYSEGSTGTPRGSGSEDSFVKRERATEDFFVRQREKEQLRHLKEQLEKQRKKIDSLENKIDSMTK, translated from the coding sequence ATGTTACCACGTTCAGCATTAGCACGCTCATTACAATTACAGCGTGGAGTGGCCGCCAGGTTCTACTCTGAAGGTTCTACCGGGACGCCAAGAGGGTCTGGTTCAGAGGATTCGTTTGTTAAAAGGGAAAGAGCTACAGAGGATTTTTTTGTCAGGCAGCGTGAGAAGGAACAATTACGCCACTTGAAGGAACAACTGGAGAAACAACGAAAGAAGATTGACTCcttggaaaacaaaattgaCTCGATGACCAAATGA
- the AIT1 gene encoding Ait1p (similar to Saccharomyces cerevisiae YDL180W; ancestral locus Anc_7.291), producing the protein MVRLNHAASYFMPIFCTTRAYIVVFSALFSISLFLLFYVSSELLLHEYDDSSMFKPNSQDYFRTFLLGLFSPFLYYFLKTFLFNINQRFLILNLIVDFPINDAFMLIILIGLAYPQVQDHEGTIAKGKECSWHIIPRQAYIFGTSWALGEFTICIMGNLFNFQEMADPEMNNGSTRQESSNAHSSKNIDYKDDRGCGTERHHNFVKRSDITLSKCIEVRNDSSSISNNVYSSEYHPNKLLQSSSSAYGSIQQQPHEIKNQPHVPDSSQDDTIIMMNPIDNSLKLTTLDSDDLIFPLIEEDPVLRKSFGYTWAIPDENTPNASKSFTPVKRFVAFTSAYQLVTGIYLMVLVVGSNIMLTIGESLILSMYFVYVRGHEDLFTPVVNYFGSRTISNFILCVIIPFISLNFLINTMIYLRRELDDWFNDSQVDFEEENEHVDSKRQAANHEYQHPLSANYTAVDNPDLINNSSAHFALNSGQPLDSTTLYYGGSNGYYDDITNDSALLRFCKKLVKIWRALARNDMFVLGVMVSWGLLVFVIGIVSTVYI; encoded by the coding sequence ATGGTTCGATTAAATCATGCAGCGTCGTATTTCATGCCCATTTTCTGCACTACAAGGGCTTACATAGTTGTGTTTTCTGCGTTGTTTAGCATCTCGCTATTCTTATTGTTCTATGTATCGTCCGAGTTGCTATTGCACGAGTACGATGATTCATCGATGTTCAAACCGAATTCGCAGGATTACTTCAGGACTTTTCTCCTGGGACTTTTTTCACCTTTTCTCTATTATTTCCTGAAGacatttttgttcaatatAAACCAGAGATTTTTGATTCTGAACCTGATAGTGGATTTTCCCATCAATGATGCCTTCATGCTTATAATACTGATCGGGTTGGCATACCCTCAGGTGCAAGACCATGAGGGCACCATCGCCAAGGGTAAGGAATGTTCTTGGCATATCATTCCAAGACAAGCCTATATTTTCGGTACATCATGGGCGTTGGGTGAGTTCACCATATGCATAATGGGGAATTTGTTTAACTTCCAAGAAATGGCCGATCCAGAAATGAATAATGGCTCAACACGTCAGGAAAGCAGTAACGCTCACTCTAGTAAGAATATAGATTACAAGGATGACCGCGGCTGTGGTACAGAACGCCACCACAATTTCGTGAAAAGAAGTGACATAACCTTATCCAAGTGTATTGAAGTAAGAAACGACTCATCGTCAATATCGAACAACGTATACTCCTCTGAGTACCACCCAAACAAGCTCCTACAATCGTCGTCATCCGCTTACGGCAGCATACAACAGCAACCTCATGAGATTAAGAACCAGCCACATGTGCCGGATAGTTCACAGGACGATACAATTATCATGATGAACCCCATCGacaattcattgaaattGACAACTTTAGATTCGGATGATTTAATTTTTCCCTTGATTGAAGAAGATCCCGTTTTGAGGAAATCTTTTGGTTACACATGGGCAATTCCCGATGAGAATACTCCAAATGCTTCCAAAAGCTTTACACCCGTAAAGAGGTTTGTTGCATTCACCTCAGCATACCAATTGGTCACAGGCATATATTTAATGGTATTGGTAGTTGGTAGCAATATCATGTTGACAATTGGAGAATCATTGATCCTGTCGATGTATTTTGTTTATGTTCGCGGTCATGAAGATCTTTTTACACCCGTCGTAAATTATTTTGGTTCAAGAACCATTTCAAACTTTATCTTATGCGTAATAATTCCATTCATTTCTCTAAACTTCCTCATAAATACCATGATATATCTAAGAAGAGAGTTGGACGATTGGTTCAATGATTCACAAGTAGATTTTGAGGAGGAGAACGAGCATGTTGACAGTAAGAGGCAAGCCGCAAACCATGAGTATCAACATCCACTGAGTGCCAATTACACTGCGGTGGATAATCCCGATTTAATAAACAATAGCTCAGCTCATTTTGCGTTGAATTCAGGCCAGCCACTAGACAGTACAACGTTATATTATGGTGGCTCCAATGGGTATTATGATGATATAACTAATGACTCAGCTTTATTGAGATTCTGCAAAAAACTAGTCAAAATTTGGAGGGCCTTGGCAAGAAATGATATGTTTGTGCTCGGAGTAATGGTTTCCTGGggtcttcttgttttcgTGATTGGTATAGTTTCAACAGTTTATATATAG
- the PCL9 gene encoding Pcl9p (similar to Saccharomyces cerevisiae PCL9 (YDL179W) and PCL2 (YDL127W); ancestral locus Anc_7.289), which translates to MISDYDALLQFNKRPISQEMIQFLATSTASIIQIRQTSTPNHGFNRPPDLSTFIKNVVIQSNVQTPTLMATSVYLNKLRNIIPRNVYGIETTRHRIFLGCLILAAKTLNDSSPWNKHWTTYTEGLLRVREVNTIERELLEYFNWDVRITTHDLVDALSYFLVPIKEQLFRQKRQELLLFNAPSPGQLKEYINHRRPVSHSRSSSTMSVPSLASMVTVSTTDSRSSVTSKLLPSVPLVQPDNFNKENYVPSMNSSYVCNKFGTQEKVGSVDYIDISPQNLQITPHKPAVHQRLNFTRKGWSSFFKQ; encoded by the coding sequence ATGATTTCAGACTACGATGCTCTTTTACAATTTAACAAAAGGCCTATCTCGCAAGAAATGATTCAGTTCTTAGCAACGTCTACCGCTTCCATAATTCAAATCAGACAAACCAGTACCCCAAACCATGGATTTAATCGACCACCCGATTTATCGACTTTCATTAAAAACGTAGTTATTCAGTCAAACGTACAAACACCAACTCTTATGGCCACCTCCGTTTATCTAAACAAACTGAGAAACATAATCCCAAGGAACGTTTACGGCATCGAGACCACAAGACACCGCATATTTTTAGGATGCCTGATACTAGCTGCCAAAACCTTGAACGATTCGTCCCCGTGGAACAAACACTGGACCACATATACGGAAGGTTTACTTCGAGTACGTGAAGTAAATACCATCGAACGCGAACTATTGGAATACTTCAATTGGGATGTTAGAATAACCACACATGACTTGGTTGATGCCCTTTCCTACTTCTTGGTGCCAATCAAAGAACAATTATTTAGGCAAAAACGACAAGAACTACTATTGTTCAATGCTCCAAGTCCTGGTCAGCtgaaagaatatattaatCACAGAAGACCAGTTTCACATTCTAGGTCTTCGTCTACTATGTCAGTTCCTTCGCTGGCATCCATGGTGACAGTATCAACAACAGACTCCAGGTCTTCTGTAACTTCAAAACTGCTACCGTCTGTGCCTTTGGTGCAACCTGATAATTTCAATAAGGAGAATTATGTGCCGTCAATGAATAGTAGCTATGTATGCAACAAGTTCGGGACTCAAGAAAAGGTAGGTTCAGTAGATTATATCGACATATCTCCACAAAATTTGCAGATAACACCGCATAAACCTGCAGTTCATCAAAGGTTGAATTTCACAAGGAAAGGCTGGTCATCCTTTTTCAAGCAGTAA